GTCTTcattccctctccccacccctggggCCTCTGTCTGCTGCATGATTTTCTCTAAGATTGTTTGAGGCTCTAAAGTTTTGGATGTTTTGCTTTAGAAGGACACATCTCACCACAAGACAATAGGAACCCCAAACCTaaaggaaatgtgtgtgtgtgtgtgtgtgtgtgtgtggtgctctGAGAGACATGTGGATGCAGGGCTGTGGGGCCAGCCCTGCTGTCCTTCTGGTAAAGCTGTGTGCCCAGGAGTGCCAGATCATAGGCTGTCCTATTGAGGTTTACAAAGCGGAGACCAGGCGGGTGATTTTCCCTTTAGGAGTCAGCCATGGCTGCCTTGGCGGTGGGCAGCCTTTGAGGGCAGGCagccctctgcctctccctgacCTCCTCAGTTCCTGTCTCCCTGGGAAAATCTACTTactttcacagcaaaggaaggTCAGAGCCTTGGGCTTAGGGAGGTGCCTCtacttattatttcctttctaacACGAAATGGGGAAGGCTTTTCTCTCAAGAGCCCACCCCAGCACTTTCTCTGGGAGTGGCAAGAAAGGCGAGGTGCTAAGTCATGAAAATCAGGAAGGCACCAGGGACCTACGGTATTTCTGGAGAACCAGACCCGAAGCCCAGGCTGACAAGGGTGATTTGGAGGGCAGGGACCTGTCTGCTTTCTTTGGGAAAAATTCCTACACACAGTGGCATCTGACACACCAGACTATGGGCTGTGCCACCCCTCTGCATAGATAACGCAGGCTCCCTTCACATGGCTCATGATTCTGGGGGTGAGAGGAATGCTCTGCGCCACATGgatgcacacacagcacacacacactacacaaacacacagagcGTGTGATGACTGCGAGTCCACGGTTAGAATGCTATTCTTTCAGCCTATGTCCTCGATTCTTGTTAAACTGCTAAGgacattggagtttcaggttctgGGCATTTTGGAAGGGCAGACTTTGATGGGGAAGAAAAGAAGGCCAAGAAAACCTAAGGACTTTGTGGGGGGTGGGTCCCAGAGTGGACTTTTAAAAAGCCCCACCAAGAAGTAGAGTTGAGGAAAGATtgtgtaaaagagaaaaaataaactgtgCTTTATAGATATGTGAGGGGTCTGCTAGCTCTGAGTTAGGGGTTCCCTTTAAGTTGGAAGCAATATCTTATGTTTTTAAACAATACATTAATCCAGAAAAGAGCagatatacgtatacatatagctgatgcCCTTTGtataatagaaactaacacaacactgtaaagcaactgtagTCCAATAAAAAGAGCCCAGTATGTTATAAGGGTTTCcacagggcttcctgggtagcttggctggtaaagaatctgcctgcaatgcaggttcaatccctgggtcaggatgattccctggagaagggactaggctacccactccagtattcttgggcttccctggtggctcagatggtaaagaatccacctgcaatgcaggagatcagggttcagtccctgggtcggaaagatcccctggaggagagcgtggcaacccactccaatattcttgcctggagaatcacatgggcaaaagagcctggtgggctacagtccatggggtcgcagagagtcagacatgactaagcgactaagcacagcacaggagttATCTTATAACTTACGATGGAGATACCTATCCTGCAGAACCCTAGGGGGCCATCCATGAGCTAGGGACGTGGGTACAGTTTTGTGAATTGATCTTATTGAGAGAGTACATAGCCATCACCAGGATCATGAAGTCGGGAAAATGGGCGGGAAGACCTGGCAACAGAGCCTGAGCCTCAGCAGCATCACGAGTTCAGCGTCGGTGGGGCTTCTCCCAGCTCTCTGGGCACAACGGGGGCAGGTCCGAGAGCTCTGGGACCTTGGCTTTGAAGGGCCCTTCTGCCATCACATGAAGTCTTTATGACTCCTTTGGCCCTAAAAAAACCCAATGTTTCTCTGACCATAAAAATACAAACTTAGAAAATGgtagtgaagaaaataaagatcagtCTTGATTGTATTAATTAATTAACCACCGTAAACATTTTGAcgtattctcttttttttttgtccttttaagAGAGAGTTGAGATCATAGTATGTCTATGAATAGAGCCCTTTCACTTAACATGACCTCATAATCATCTTGCTTGTCACTAAAAAGTCTTTATGAGCATCGCTTTCAATGGTTGCACAATCTTCCATTATGCGGCTGTATTACAGCTTACTTACACATTCTTCTATCGTTGGGCACTTGCATTGTTGTTagcttttcactttaataaataaTGCAGTGAGAGTCATCTTTGGGCAAGAAGCTGTGATCGCATTTTAGAAGATTTCTTTATGACAGATTCCTAGAAGTCTCTTCTGATTTTTGAAGATACAGTATTGTGTGCCAAGACGTTGCCAAGACCCATCTGTAAAGTGTGGACATTGAAAAGGACTGTAGGCAGAGACATGGAGCCAGGCAGCAATACTCACTGGTTTCCGGCACACACGTGCATGCTGCTAAAGTGCTGTGGGCATCGTGGAGACCTAAGAAATTAGAATGCCCAACCTTGTTCCTTGAGGAAGCTGCTGTCTCTTGTGGGATCACAATATAGTTAAACAGGCAAAGGAAGAGATGCCTGTGTCTCAGAATCTTGGGAGACCCACGCATGCATTTTTCTGGAAAGGGAGTCAATagctttcatcagtgtcttttcatcTACAGAGCTTCAAAGAATTACCCGTGAGTTGATTGCTTTGGGTATGTGGAGGGGAGTGGattatttttctcaatttatgttttcttttactattttatcTTATCATTCTTGTAGTAGAAAAGTCAGGTCAACTTCTTTTTTCATGTGTCATTAATATGACTGGTAGCTGAGAAGATGGCCATCAGGGATGGTTTTGCAGACCATGAGGTAGGGAGCGGCCACAGCCTGTGCCCAGCAGGTGTGAGGCAGATTTGGGCAACCTTTTGTCACCTGTACCTGTGTGGCCTGCTAATCTGTTTACATAGAAAGCTGCTCCTGCCAGCAGGAGCCCAGTGCCGATAGGATCATATTATCAGAACGCGATGTCACACAAGTGCACAGGACAACCCAGGCTTTCCTTATCCCTCTGCTGGAGCCTCAGTCTTCACCTGGTTGCTCAGACTTCAAGAAGCTTCTTGCTGCTCATTCACAGGCATCAGGACAGCCAGTCCAACTCTGCTAACGTAGAGGAGGCCAGGAgatggggctggtgtgtgggctCCATGCCTTTCACTTGGGGCCAGAATTTGATGTACACTTGGAGACTGACAGCCACCGGttgtatttattttctcccatctgtgCCGGGCACTTCCATTGCTCCGCTTGCTCTTCCAGTGGGAAAATGAGAGTCCCACGTGCCGATAGCCTTGCCCAGGCATTTCCACCGGACAGACACTCACAGTCGTAGGTCTTCCACGGGACCCTCTTACCTCAGCTGGGGGGCAGTGTTCGTGGATTTTGTCAAGTCAGGTTCCCGTGGTCGAGACAGCCGGGTCTCATGGCACCATCTCCCCTGTGGCCTGTCCCCGTCTGTGGCTGGAGTGCTCCACAGTGGGGGTCGATGTGCGGGACATGACAGCATAGCAGAGACCTCGTAGAAGGCAAGGTGCCTTGTCTCAAGCTCCCCAATCTGGCTTGCTAACAAAtctgtatgattttttaaattattaaattattactttatttttttgagtccCACATGACTGTTTCTCCAGGTTCAGCTGAGTTTTTCTTCCCTGACCCTTTATCTTGGAGTAAATCCTCTTCTCCTTTCACTCTCCTAGCCTTTGATCCTTTGTCTTCTCTTGACCCAGAACAGCTTAGTTTCCTAAAGTGCATCCATCTCCCTGGAACTTACGTACCCAGTATAGTCATGGTGCAGACACGCTAAATCACTATAAGCGTAATTCTTACTTGGTCTCAACTCCATTGCCAGAGGTGCCAATACCCCCAGTCTCCAGGGCTGAGTCACCGCCCATGTCTCAGATATAAGGAATATCCGCTCTTCCCATAAGGAACTGGAAAACTAAACAAACACATCTGTGACTGCTGCCAGCCCTCACCCATAATgcaaaataaacaaggaaacacACAAAACATAATCCTTTGTTGGTGGTTGTAGGGGAGATAGGTAAAAACTTAGACTTTTGAAGTACGCGATTAAGAAATTCTTCCTCATACTTTATCAGACTTACATTGGCCATGATTTCATCTTTATTCCAGTTCTGTCCAGATAAAAATACTATTCTCTTCGCtacacatatttttaataaaaattatattttacaaataaaaatatgtaaaacatttcACATGTAAGATAACTTTTGACAAAGTATATTTGATATGTAAAACCTATATTGTGTACTTTAAtagaacattttatatttaatattttaattttacaaataaaactatATATGAAATGTTAcagattaatataaataaaatattaagtaaaacacCTGATAttggcaaacatttaaaaatatttgtaaaatataggCTAGTTAAATGTatgaaaataaatcttaatatttaaatcactgtgatcagatcagttcagttgcttagtcgtgtccgactctttgcaaccccatgaatcgcagcacgccaggcctccctgtccatcaccgactcctggagttcactgagactcacatccatcgagtcagtgatgtcatccagccatctcatcctctgtcatccccttctcctcttgcccccaatccctcccagcatcagagtcttttccaatgagccaactcttcacatgaggtggccaagtactggagtctcagctttagcatcattccttccaaagaaatcccagggctgatctccttcagaatggactggttggatctccttgcagtccaagggactctcaagagtcttctccaacaccacagttcaaaagcatcaattcttcggcactcagccttcttcacagtccaactctcacatccatacatgaccacaggaaaaaccatagccttgattagacggacctttgttggcaaaataatgtctctggcttttgaatatgctatctaggttggtcataactttcctaccaaggagtaagcgtcttttaatttcatggctgcaatcaccatctgcagtgattttggagcccagaaaaataaagtctgacactgtttccactgtttccccatctatttcccatgaagtgatgggaccgcatgccatgatcttcgttttctgaatgttgagctttaagccaactttttcactctccactttcactttcatcaagaggcttttgagttcctcttcactttctgccataagggtggtgtcatctgcatatccgaggtcattgatatttctcctggaaatcttgactccagcttatgtttcttccagtccagcatttctcatgatgtactctgcgtataagttaaataaacagggtgacaatatacagccttgacgtactccttttcctatttggaaccagtctgttgtgacAGTTTAATACTAAAGTAATTCGACTTGAACAtttaaagtaatgctgaaatatatatcctgcaactttactataatcattgattagttctagtaattttctggtggagtctttagggttttctatgtagaggatcatgtcatctgcaaacagtgagagttttacttcttcttttccaatctggattccttttatttctttttctgctctgattgctgtggccaaaacttccaaaactatgttgaattcagtaatggtgaaagtgggcacccttgtcttgttcctgactttagaggaaatgctttcaatttttcaccattgaggataatgtttgctgtgggtttgtcatatatagcctttattatgttgaggtatgttccttctattcctgctttctggagagttcttatcataaatggatgttgaattttgtcaaaggctttctctgcatctattgagataatcatatggtttttatttttcaatttgttaatgtggtgtattacattgactgatttgcagatattgaagaatccttgcatccctgggataaagcccacttggtcatggtatatgatctttttaatgtgttgttggattctgattgctagaattttgttaaggatttttgcatctatgttcatcagtgatattggcctgtagttttctttttttgtgggatctttgtcaggttttggtattagggtgatggtggcctcatagaatgagtttggaagtttaccttcctctgcaattttctggaagagtttgagcaggataggtgttagctcttctctaaatttttggtagaattcagctgtgaagccgtctggatctgggcttttgtttactggaagatttttgattacagtttcaatttccgtgcttgtgataggtctgttaagattttctatttcttcctggtccagttttggaaagttgtacttttctaagaatttgtccatttcttccacgttgtccattttattggcatataattgttgatagtagtctcttatgatcctttgtatttctgtgttgtctgttgtgatctctccattttcatttctaattttattgatttgatttttctccctttgtttcttgatgagtctggctaatggtttgtcagttttatttatcctttcaaagaaccagcttttggctttgttgatttttgctatggtctcttgtttcttttgcatttatttctgccctaatttttaagatttctttccttctactaaccctggggttcttcatttctttcttttctagttgctttaggtgtagggttaggttatttatttgacttttttcttgtttcttgaggtatgcctgtattgctatgaactttccccttatttttgtataaataaaaggtgtaataagattttttaaaattataataagagTAGTTAGTCATACAGGGAGGTCAACCCCAGTGCTCTCTGTCAACCTAggcgggtgggatggggtgggaggtgggagggaggttcaagagggaggggacatatgtatacctacggctgattcgtgttgatatttggcagaaaccaacacaactgctgtaaagcaattctccgccaattaaaaataataaaaattttaaaagataaatttttaaaaaggataatagtagctcagctggtaaagaatctgcctgcaatgcaggagaccccagttggattcctgggtggggaagatcccctggagaagggataggctacccactccagtattcttgggcttccctggtggcccagacggtaaagcatacgcctgcaatgcgggagacctgggcccgatccctgggtcaggaagattcccctggaggagaggatggcaacccactccagtatatttgcctggagaattccatggacagaggagcctggcgggctacagtccatagggtggcaaagagccagacacgactgggcaactaagtGTGCACACACAGTAgcaactaccaaaaaaaaaaaaaaaagagtagtccCATTGGCTTCCTGGTTCATGACCAGGGATggggcggcggggtgggggggggggtgggttgggggggaAGAGGGGGttggcggtggggggtgggggtagaggCCACAGCGCCCCCTGTCTGCCGCTCGGCGCCAGCGTCCTGATGTGCTGTTTGTCCTCCCTTGCAGGCATCGGCAAGAACGTCATCTGCGACCGCGCGGCCACGCCGCTGGACGCCTTCCGCATGATGTCGGCCGCCCACTACTACCCGAAGCTCATGAGCGTCATGGGCAACGTGCTGCGCTTCCTGCCGGCCTTCGTGCGCATGAAGCAGCTCATCGAGGAGGGCTACGTGGGCGAGCTGCTGGTGTGCGAGGTGCAGGTGCACAGCGGCAGCCTGCTGGGCAAGAAGTACAACTGGAGCTGCGACGACCTGATGGGCGGTGGCGGGCTGCACTCGGTGGGCACCTACATCATCGACCTGCTGACCTTCCTCACCGGTCAGAAGGCCGTCAAGGTCCACGGGCTGCTCAAGACCTTTGTGAAGCAGACCGACCACATTAAGGGCATCCGCCAGATCACCAGCGACGACTTCTGCACCTTCCAGATGGTGCTGGAGGGCGGGGTGTGCTGTACCGTCACCCTCAACTTCAACGTGCCCGGCGAGTTCAAGCAGGACGTGACCGTGGTGGGCTCGGCCGGGCGCCTCCTGGCCGTGGGCACGGACCTGTACGGCCAGCGCAACAGCGCCCCGGAGCAGGAGCTGCTGGTACAGGACGCCACGCCGGTCAGCAACTCCTTGCTGCCCGAGAAGGCCTTCAGCGACATCCCCTCACCCTACCTGCGCGGCACCATCAAGATGATGCAGGCCGTGCGCCAAGCCTTCCAGGACCAGGACGATCGGCGCACGTGGGACGGACGGCCGCTCACCATGGCTGCCACCTTCGACGACTGCCTGTATGCCCTGTGCGTGGTGGACACCATCAAACGGTCCAGCCAGACGGGCGAGTGGCAGAACATCGCGGTGATGACCGAGGAGCCCGAGCTGAGCCCTGCCTACCTGATCAGCGAGGCCATGCGGCGCAGCAGGATGTCCCTGTACTGCTAGCCCGGACTGGGGGAACCCGGACTAGGGGAACCCGGACTGGGGGTACCCGGACTGGGGGTACCCGGACTGGGGACCCGGCGTGACCCAGGCCTCCAGccagaggatgggggtggggaacagtctgaggggtgggggttgggggaagggagaggtaGCCTCAAGGAGTCTGGGGGCCGGGAAGTGGAAAGGGGCAGTGTGTGGGAATGGGGTCCGGGAGGCCGAGGCCCTACCGGGATGAGGGGCCCCAATCGAGACTGAGTTGGGAGGCTGCCTCTCCCTGCCCTTCAACTGTGAGCAGCCGGGAGGGATGGCTGGCCTCCGCACCACATCCATCGCGCCACCATCCCCcgacccccgccccccaaccccgtCTTGGCCTTCTTTGCAAGCCAAATGCCCCTGTGCAGTCAGGGCCCCTGAATCCAACAGGCGAGCACAGCGGGCAGGAGAAGGTGCATTGTTAGGTGGCCGCGCCAGCCTCTTGGTCTGGGGAGAGGCGGGGATCGGTGGCTAAAGAGAAAGTTCAGATTCCAGGAAGCCACTTACAGGGTCTACGGGGGATAAAGTACTTGGTAGCAAAGTATACAGCTTTCTTGAAGGTTGGGCCCTCGAAGCTGGAGGGAGGAGGTGTCTTCCTAATTGACTTATTGCCCTTTTCCTGGCCTGAGGCCAGGTCAAGGAGTGCGGGGAAGGGCCAGCCGAGAATCGCTTCCCTGGAGCCAAAAGGTGAGGGCAAGGGCACTGAAATAGACAAGGCAGAGAAGAAAATTTCCCTTTGGATGTGTCAGGATTAAAAGCCCACAAGGAGTCACCTTGTAACTATTTCTGATGCAGTATTGACATGGTCCTTTCAGGGACCGAGGAGACAGCAGGAcggaggtgtgggtttgaccaCAGGCTCCTGGGCTGTTGTCCAGGCCCCGGGGCAGCCGTGAGCCCCAGGCTCGCAGGGGCAAGTCCCCATCAGAAGGGAAAGTGAGCCAGCCCTGCACCTGTCTCTCCTGGCAAGCTGGGGAAGGGCTCCTAGGAGAGTACCCCACTTTGTGGATTTTAAAAGGGAAGCCTTCAGGTTCACACAGATATAATCGTCTTCCCTTTGGGGGAGAAAAATGTCAAGGCTCTTTTCCTTATTTGGACCTTTGTTCTCATGcatcaaaaaagtgaaaactTCTGACTAGGTATTAAAACAAAAGGACAATAAGGAACATTATATTCAGTATTTCTAAATGGGGTTTAGAACCCTCTGAGGTGTATAGTTTGCTTAGGCTTGAGAAAGCTAATGTAGGAGAAAACATCTTCTCCCTCCCCTGGTCTCCTATCCCTCTTAACGCCCTCTGCTTACTGAGCTTTTACTGGAGATGGCAAACTGCAGGCTTGGAGCAGGCGGTGCCAGAGGGAACgaccagagacagacagacacacacacacgtttataAATGCTCTCTACCACCATTGTCACTAAAATCCCTCTTGGGAATTCAGACCTGGTCTTGAAAGAAAGCTTAAgtcaaatacattttgaaaatgaggaCTTATcctattgtttccttttcttaattCTTCACCACACATAGGATATTTGTTGAGGTTGGCTGTTGAGAGGGTTACTTGTAAGTCTACGGAGTCTGTTCACAGTCACAGAAACCCGCTGTTGTCTTTGGCACACAAGTAACATTTGGAGTCTTTTCAGATGGCCCGCAGTGGAACTGGAAGGGAATTTAAGGGGCTGAGAGTGCACCCCACGCTCTGAGCAGGCAAAGTCTCAAAATGAACTAACTGATCAGTTGCTCCTCCATCCTCATACGCTATGCATCCCAGACTGACCCTGAGTGCAGTGGCGCCATGTCCAAACATTCCCTGGGAATGTTGGTATTTTCTAGCACAGAGGAGTAGGAATTATCTTCCTAGAAAGAATTTCCCTGTTTCCTGGGCCTTCCTGCCATGTGGGAAGGTTAGTCGGCTACAACTCTCCATCACACGATTTGTTCCTTCTCCATTGACAGAATCAGCATGCCAGCTTTTGTAGCTAACAGCTCAAAACTAGAAGTTTGGTAGCATGGAAGTCTTTCAGTGAGAGTTTGAGTGGAAAGCCATGCCATGGACTTTTGGGGTTCAGATTCTCCTAAATTCTAAATTCCTCTCTGGATAAATAGCTTTTGTAGAAGCTGagtagaaagaatttttttttcctagttggcCCAAAGGGGTGGGATCGaggatgaaaagaaaggaaactagTGACCCTATGGGTCTCGTTTTTCTAAGTCATTTATAATCTAAGTAGAGCTGTTCCTGGGGGTTCAATTTTGCTTCTGTACTTTAAATACTTGGAAGTTCTTTCCCCCTCAAAGATCTCTGAGCTCTGTGATGAATATTTAGTGTCTAAAACAAAAATTCTCATTTGAGGCTGGGGTATAtggaagaatatatattcttaaaaagcAGCATGAAAAATAGTAAGTGTACTCAAATTTTATCTACTGAAATGCATGTGATAGGTAGATGCAGGAACAGGTGGAAGAAAAGGCCTAGGTGGTTTATTTTGTTAATAGAAAAGCTACAGTACATGGCTTCGTTAGTGCTCCTTTGGCCCCAGTCCTGTCACTTGCAAAGACTTTATTAGGAGCCACAATATAAAGTTGAAATCTCCAGCTCGCAACAACATTCTCTAGGACTTTGTCCCAGCCCAGCACCCCCAGCAGTACCCTCAGGGGACTGGGTATCCTTGGTTGGATTGGAGCTTAGATGAAGCTTCTGGAGTCATCCAGCCCCTCTCTCTGCCTTGTTGAATGTGTTTCAAGGGTCCAGCATCATGGAGGCTCCATTTCAGGATCATCATAGTTAGTCCCCACTCGCCTGGTTTGTCCCCATAATTGTTTTGGGGGGCCTCTGATAACTGGATGTTTGGCTCGTACCACTTCTGGCCTCAGAAGATGTTCCAGATTCTGAGAGAGGGTGTAAGGGGTGCTCACCTGGTGCCCACAAGTGTTTAGGAATGCTCTGTGCTTATTTGGAAGGTTTGGGTTCTCTGAGTTTTCTCCTGGAGAGCTGGTGACCCCTGTCAGCTCCCCCTATGACTCCTCTTCACCCCCCTGGGAGAGGTGCGGCAGGGGACCACAGGGCCTTCTCAGCCCACCTTGGGCCTCTCAGGGCAGTTTTGGCTGACTCCAGCTGAAGCGGAAGTTCTCCAGGCCCTTTTTCCCTCTGCAGAGAGCCATCTCAGTCCTCCCTGTGTGCCCACATTTCCTGATCATCTGCTGTGTTTAGGGTATTTTaagtgtggtggtttagttgctcagtcgtatctaacttttgcaaccctgtagactgtagcccaccaggctcctctgtccatgggattttccaagcaagaatactggagtgggttgccattcctttctccaggggatcttcctggcccagggattgaaccggggtcacctgcattgcaggtggattctttgccaactgagccaaGTACATCCTCTTACTTAATCCATAAAACCACCCTATAGTTTTGGGGATTGTTAGTCCCATTTTACACATAAGAAAATTGAGGCTGAGAGGATGAGTCATCTGCCCAGGGTCACAAAACTGTGAAGTACAAGAGGGGTCACCTGAATCCAAAAACCTTCCTTCTCCAAACCTCATGGCTTCCCATGAAGGAAGGTGTGCTCTCTGCAGTTCTTTGCCGGGCAAGAAAGCTCTCCTTGTTGAACCCTGTCGGGGTCTGTGGGGCCACAGTGATTCGACACTCTGCCCTGCATGGGGCTCCCCTCTGCGGCTGTCAACACCTCCCCGTGGAGCCGGGTGTCACATTTGCTGTTCTGCCAGAAGTTTCCTTGTAGAGCTGCAAATAGAAGAgttgatttttcttcctcttccaaaCTGGAAATACCACTCAGCTTCTTTTAAAATCAACTTCCTAAGTTGATTCTGATGGCAGGCGATGCAGCCAACCGCAGAGCTGGAGGTTTTTAAGAAGTTGTTGGCTGATTGTTACAAGGTTGTGCTCTCGCTGGTCCTAATAACATAGGAAAATGTCTCTTCTCAGGGAGCGGGGCGTTGACAGTGCATCTGACTTGGATGTTAGCTGTGCATGGCATTTGTACCTTTAGACTCTCTTAATTCTTGATCTTGTCTCATAGCCCCAGCTGTTGAATTGGACCTGTGGTCAAAGATGAGGTTTCTAATTGCATCGCTTTTATCCTGGTGGGTATGGTGGAATGGGGGAAATTCAGCATTGGTAAGGGTACCCTGGGGAGAAAGTAACTCCAGCTGCAGCTGAAGGGACTTCAGAGCCAATATATTCAGTAGTTCCTTTTGCATCCCCAAGaggttg
This genomic interval from Bos taurus isolate L1 Dominette 01449 registration number 42190680 breed Hereford chromosome 23, ARS-UCD2.0, whole genome shotgun sequence contains the following:
- the GFOD1 gene encoding glucose-fructose oxidoreductase domain-containing protein 1 isoform X2, which codes for MMSAAHYYPKLMSVMGNVLRFLPAFVRMKQLIEEGYVGELLVCEVQVHSGSLLGKKYNWSCDDLMGGGGLHSVGTYIIDLLTFLTGQKAVKVHGLLKTFVKQTDHIKGIRQITSDDFCTFQMVLEGGVCCTVTLNFNVPGEFKQDVTVVGSAGRLLAVGTDLYGQRNSAPEQELLVQDATPVSNSLLPEKAFSDIPSPYLRGTIKMMQAVRQAFQDQDDRRTWDGRPLTMAATFDDCLYALCVVDTIKRSSQTGEWQNIAVMTEEPELSPAYLISEAMRRSRMSLYC
- the GFOD1 gene encoding glucose-fructose oxidoreductase domain-containing protein 1 isoform X1, producing the protein MLPGVGVFGTSLTARVIIPLLKDEGFAVKALWGRTQEEAEELAKEMSVPFYTSRIDEVLLHQDVDLVCINLPPPLTRQIAVKTLGIGKNVICDRAATPLDAFRMMSAAHYYPKLMSVMGNVLRFLPAFVRMKQLIEEGYVGELLVCEVQVHSGSLLGKKYNWSCDDLMGGGGLHSVGTYIIDLLTFLTGQKAVKVHGLLKTFVKQTDHIKGIRQITSDDFCTFQMVLEGGVCCTVTLNFNVPGEFKQDVTVVGSAGRLLAVGTDLYGQRNSAPEQELLVQDATPVSNSLLPEKAFSDIPSPYLRGTIKMMQAVRQAFQDQDDRRTWDGRPLTMAATFDDCLYALCVVDTIKRSSQTGEWQNIAVMTEEPELSPAYLISEAMRRSRMSLYC